Below is a genomic region from Bdellovibrio bacteriovorus.
TTTAACCAAAAGGTGCCAGAACCAAAAGGTGCCAGGGGATTTCTGGCTTTAGCGACGGCAGGATTCCAGAAGGATTTTTTTGCCGTTAGCGGGACCCTGCATAACAGTGTAATCCGTGAAGATGCCACGACCTGTTTTATAATTCACTTCCAGCGATTGTTTCGCTGTGATCATACCCATTCTTTTTTTACTGCCTACGATGTGAAGACCGTCGCCATCATTTTTAAGCAATTGATTTTCGTGGTGAATGGCAATGACGGTGGGACTTTCAGCTTTTTGCGCAGGTTCAACCGCGATATCACCAAAATCCGTTAAAGAAATATTGTAATCGCGACAGCTGACGACAACTTCGTTTGTTGCAGAGGCCGCACCGGCAAATGACACCGTCAGAAGAAATAAGCTTAAAGATTTGAATGTCATAGAGGCCTCCGAAAAACTGTACTTATCCCCTATACAAGCTCTGTGCCCTGTCAGCTGACGTATAAAGGGGGAAGGTCGCGGAAGTGACGCCCAACGCCTGCACAGGCATGAAAAAAACTCAAAGACCCGCCTGTTTTTAGTCAGGGCCGAGCCAAGAGTTTTGGAATTTAAACGGCCTTCTTTTTTAATAGTTCTATGAAAACACTTCGCGGAATTATTTTAGATGTGGATGGAACTTTGATCGATAGCAATCACGCTCATGCCGAATCCTGGGTTCGCGCCTTGGGGGAGTATGGCATTGTCACGACCTATGCCGAAGTCCGCGAAAAAATTGGAATGGGTGGAGACAACCTCTTGCCTGCGGTCAGCGATATCGAAGAAGACAGTGAAAAAGGAAAAAAGATTTCTCGTCGAAGAGCTGAAATATTTCAGATCGAGTATTTGCCTTATTTGAAGCCCTTTAAAAAAACTCGTCAGTTGATTCAGTTTTTCCAGCAAGAAGGTGTGAAGATGGTCGTGGCAAGTTCATCTTCAAAGGAAGATTTGCAAGGCTTGCTTAAGATGGCTCACGTTGATGATCTTTTGCCGCAAAGAACTTCAAAAGATGACGTCGAAGTTTCTAAGCCCGCACCTGATATTATCCAGGCTGCTTTAAAGAAACTGCAGATCCCGGCTTCCAATACCGTGATGTTGGGCGATACGCCTTATGATATTATCGCTGCCCAAAAAGCGGGCGTCGAAACCATCGCTTTGACCTGCGGCGGCTGGAGCGCCAAAGATTTATCCGGAGCCGTGGCTATTTATCGCGATCCCGAAGATTTTTTGTGGCACTTGGAGAAAAACGGTCGTCCTGAAATCAGTGGTGATTCAAAACATCGTTAATCTTGTGCAGCAGGGCCGCACGATTTACGGGCTTGGTTAAATGCGCATCGCAACCAGCGGCGATGGAATTGTCGATTTCTTCGGGCAGAGCGTGTGCCGTCAAAGCGATGATCGGCTTCTTGTATCCTTGAGCACGCAAACGCCGTGTGGCCTCAAGACCGTCCAAACCTGGCATCTGCACGTCCATTAAAATCACATCGAAGTTATCTTGGAATGCCTTATCAATGACTTCATAGCCGTTAACGGCGGATTCAACACGGAAGTGACTGTTTTTAAGGAAATGTCGGATCAAGAGTTCGTTGTCAGGCATGTCCTCGGCCAGCAGAATACTTTTTTCATGACCGTCGACAACGATGGCGGGATCAGGAGTAGCTGCGTTTTTCTTCTCGGCTTCCTTAATTCCCTGCAAGTGATCTTCATCTTCAGAGGTGATGCTAAGAAGGAATGTGCTTCCTTTACCCAGTTCGCTCTTTTCTAGAATCAGATCTCCACCTAAAGACTTCGCAATATGGCGAGAAAGGATCAGGCCCAGTCCCGTGCCACCAAACTTTCTGGCGATCGAACTGTCAGCCTGACTGAAGGGTTGAAAGAGTTTTTTCTGACCGTCGGCCGAAATACCGACTCCGGTGTCTTCGACCTCGACGTAAAGGACGTTCTTGTCATAGATGTGCTCGGCTCTTAGGCGCAAAGTGATAATTCCTTTTTCGGAAAACTTAATGGAGTTCCCAATCAAATTCACTAAGATCTGTCTTAAGCGCAGTTGATCAGAGCAAATTTTTTTCGGTAAAGAACTTTGTTTGATCACGTGGATTTGGATTTTCTTTTGCTCGGCTAACAGCCGCAAAGAACTGACAACTTCATCAATAAGTTCCGTAAAGCTGAATGCGGATTTTTCGATGGGGACTTTGCCGGCTTCAAATTTTGAAAGATCCAGAATATCATCAATCAGACGTAAAAGCTGACTGCCGTTGGCCTGAATGCGCGACAAGTGTTCTTTCTGTTCGGCATTTAATGATTCTGTGGAAAGAAGATCGGCAAACCCCAATATCGCATTCATAGGCGTGCGAATCTCGTGACTCATATTTGCTAAAAACTGCATCTTGGCTTGAGTGGCCGCCTGCGCGACTTCTTTCGCCTTTTTTTCTCTTTCAAATGACTTATTTAATTCTGCCGTGCGATCTTCCACGCGTCGTTCAAGCTCGACCTGAGCTTGAATCAGCTTTTCTTCAATGGCTTTGCGATCGGTAATATCCTGAGTGGTTCCCAGCATGCGTACGACATTGCCATCGTTGTCTAAAAGAACACGCCCCCGACTTTGCACGAAACGAGAAATCGTTTTTGCCGGAAGGATCTTATAGTCAATATCCAGATAGGATTTATGAATTAAACATTCTTTAAAGGCCACTTCGACGCGATGACGGTCTTCGGGGCTGACTAATCGAAAAATATCGTGAATGTTCACTGTTGAGCCGATTTTTTCCATCGACAAAATGGAATACATCTCATCTGAGAGTGAAACCGAATTATCAATCGTATTCCAATCCCAACTTCCGACATGAGCAATGGCCTGAGCTTCTCGCAGCTGGGCTTCCCGAGTGCGGATCACCTCATCAGCTTCTTGTTCACGGCGAACTAAAATACGATCAAAAATAGAACCGGTGAGTGCGATGATTAATATCATGCAAGTCAGCCCACCCACCACATATGCCAATGTGTTGGTGCCTAAGACGGCCCCTGCAAAAGAGGGATAGTCGTGAAGATGTTCAAAAGTGGCGGCCTCCATACCTACGTAGTGCATTCCGGAAACGGCGGCCCCCATCAATAAGCTTGCAAAGACGTGAAGAGTGAAAGGGCTTTTTGAAGTTCTAAATTTTAAAGAAACCCCTAAAGCAGCGAAAGAAGCAATCGCTGCAATGACCACTGACAGCGCCACCAAAGTATAATCCCAAATGATTCTTGCAGGCATGCGCATAGAGGCCATGCCAATGTAGTGCATACCTGCAATGGCCACCGCCATTATCAAGCCCCCAAGAATGATGGAATAAAGAGGAACTTTTTTTCGACTGATGATGAAGAAGGCTAAGCCTGATGCACTGATCGCGACGACAATGGAAAGTATTGAAAGCCAGACGTCATAGGCCATCTCCATTCCCGGCATTTTCAAAGCTAACATGCCGATGAAGTGCATGCTCCAAATGCCGATACCCATGACGATGGCACCGATCGAAAGCCAATAAAGACTCGAGCGACCTAAGGTCTGCTGTATGCGAAGAATAATATCCAGCGCGACGTAAGAAGCCATCGTGGCCACGACAATCGATAGGGCAATAAGTCCTGGACTCCAAACAGTTTGCATCTCCATATCCCTATACTAGCACTGGTACAAAAACGGGTTAGTGTTTTGTCTAATCACGGGTGTGTTTGTGCTAAAGTGCATTCGCGATGGCAGACCTATTTTGATACAGGAAGGAGGGTGGATTTTTTGAAAAATGACCCGGATCATTTTCTTAGCAGATGACATAGCGGATCCTTCAGACAAGGAGTTATGTATGTCATCACTGAAGACGTTCACAATTGGAACACTGGCGATTCTAAGCCTCGCCGCTCAGGGGGCTTGGGCATCTGAAAACATCAAAGGGGAAGAAGTGGCCGTATTGACGGATGCGCCGGCTGTGCCACCTCCCATTCAAAGGAAGCACGCGACAAAAGTTATTGTTAATCTAGAAACTAAAGAAATTAAAATGAGACTGGCCGACGGAGTGGATTATACATTCTGGACATTCGGAGGCAAAGTTCCAGGTAAATTCATTCGCATTCGTGAAGGGGACCATGTCGAGTTTCATCTGCACAATCATCCTTCCAGCAAATTGCCCCACAATATCGATTTACACGCGGTGACTGGTCAGGGTGGTGGTGCCGAGGGAAGCTTTACAGCTCCTGGTCACAGTTCTACTTTCAGTTTTAAAGCTTTGAATCCGGGCCTTTATGTGTATCACTGTGCAACCGCACCTGTGGGCATGCATATCGCCAACGGTATGTATGGTTTGATCTTAGTCGAACCCAAAGACGGTTTACCTAAAGTGGACCGCGAGTTCTATGTCATGCAGAGTGAATTCTACACTAAAGGCAAATATGGATCTCCAGGTTTGCAACCTTTCAGTATGGCCAAAGCGGTGGAGGAAAAAGCCGACTACGTGGTCTTTAACGGAAGTGTGGGCGCGCTTGCGGGTGACAATGCGATGAAAGCAAAAACTGGAGAAACTGTGCGTCTGTTCGTCGGTAACGGCGGCCCGAACTTAGTTTCTTCTTTCCACGTTATCGGCGAGATCTTCGACAAGATTTATGTTGAAGGTGGTAAGCTGATCAATGAAAACGTGCAGACGACTTTGATCCCGGCAGGGGGCTCTGCCATCGTCGACTTCAAACTGCAAACTACAGGTACTTACATTCTGGTGGATCACTCGATCTTCAGAGCCTTTAACAAAGGTGCTTTGGGAATGTTGAAAGTCGAAGGGGAAGCGGACAAAGACGTTTATTCCGGTAAAACTAAAGACGGAATTTACCTGCCAGAAGGTGGTGTCATCCAAGAGATCAGCACAAAAGAACCTAAGCTGATTCCAGCTAAAACTCTCGAAGACCGCATCGCTGCTGGAAAACGAATCTATGAGTCTTCTTGTTTTGCATGTCACCAAACGAACGGACAAGGTCTGCCTGGCGCATTCCCTCCACTTGCAAAATCAGATTACCTGAATAGCAATAAAGAAAAAGCGATCTCGGCTGTGGTGAACGGACTTGAAGGCGAAATCAAAGTGAATGGCAAAGACTACAACTCTGTCATGCCGGCTCAGTTGTTGAGTGATGAAGAAGCCGCCAACGTTTTGACTTATGTTTATAGTGTTTGGGGCAATTCGAAAAAATCGGTTTCTCCACAAGAAGTGAAAGCCGCAAGAAAGAAATAGGTGTCTTATGAAGCATTATCAAAGATGGATTCTTGCCGGAATGATGATAATGCTTCCCTGCCTTGCACGAGCTGCAGACCGAGTATTAATCCCCGCCGGTGAATTCAAAATGCCGGCGGTCTTAAACAAGACTAGCATTCCAGTGAAAGCTTTTTACTTAGACCGCCATCCCGTCACGAATAAAGAGTTCCTAGAGTTCATCAAAAAGAATCCGGAATGGTCTAAGTCCCAAACCAAAAAAATTTTTGCCGACAAAAATTATTTGAACCATTGGAGCAAGGATTTTTCTTACGATGATCCTCGCTATAATAACATGCCGGTTGTTCAAGTAAGTTGGTATGCCGCCCGCAGCTATTGCTTCTGGAAGGGAGGACGGCTTCCCAGTATTGCGGAGTGGGAATATGTCGCTCTTTTTCCTTTTCCCGGTGGTCCGACTCTTCAGAGCTTGATCTTAGAGTGGTATGGCAAATCCTCGGAGTGGCCACTGCCGGCCGTGATGAGCCGTCGTGCGAACTCTGCGGGAATACATGATTTGCACGGGCTCATCTGGGAGTGGGTCGAGGACTTTAACTCGTCCCTCGTCACAGGTGAATCACGGGCGGATTCCGCTTTAGATAAGAATTTATTTTGCGGTGCCGGCAGTGCTGGCGCGGCAGATCCCTCAGACTATGCCGCCTTTATGCGCTATGCATTTCGCAGCAGCCTTAAGGCAGCCTATACAGTGCAGAACCTGGGATTTCGTTGTGCCCAGGATAAGGAGCCGTTATGAAAAAATATCTTTTACCATTGTTGTTCATAGGTCTGTTGTCAGGAGCTGGATTCCCAGATGATTCCATCTACAACCTGAACTCCACTTTCCTCAATGAGCAGGATAAGAATGTCGCAATCACAGATTTACAAGGAAGTCCGGTGGTAATTTCAATGGCGTACACAGGATGTGTCTACACATGTCCGCTAATCTTGGCGCAAATGCAGAACATTGAAAAGGAAATGGATAAACAAGGACGTACAGATGTTCGTTACGTGCTTATCAGTTTTGATCACGAGCGCGATACTCCGGCTGTTTTACAGAAATATCTAGCCAATAAAAAGCTAAGTAAAAAATGGTCTTTATGGACTTCTAAGACAGATAAGGCGCCGCGCGAGGTCGCAAACGTCTTAGGCATCAAGTATAAAAAAATGGAAGGCGGAGATTACGATCACTCGTTCATCATTTCTGTTTTGGACGAAAAGGGCAGAATTAAATTTCAGCAAACAGGTGCGGACGGAAAACCGTCAGACATGGTGCAAGCGTTAAAAAAGTAAAGACTTTTGATCGTGATCAAGGAACCGAAGTTCTAAATAGGGTTAATTTAGAGTTCAAGGAGACATCATGAAAGAATTTGTAATTGAAGCCCAAAAAATTCCACCACAACAACGTCACAGTCATATTTTTGAAACCTTCGATAATCTGGAAGCGGGCGAAAGTATCGTCATCGTCAATAACCACGATCCGGTGCCTTTGTTACGTCAATTTGAAGAAAACCGCCAAGAACAGTTCCAACCCGAGTATTTAGAAAAAGGACCCGAAGTGTGGAAGCTGCGTCTGACGAAACTTAAAAAAGAAGGCTGTTGCGGTTTCTGCGGAGGCTAAGACAGAAGCTTCTCACACAAGACGAAAAGGCATCCGTCTTCTTTAGCAATATGCAGCTTTAACAGACGGATGTACTCATTTTTTAAAGAAACAAAAAAGTCCTTATAAAGTTTTTCGTTGGATTGGTCTTTCAAAAAAAGAAGGGCTTGGGCGAGTTCGTCGCTTAATACGTGTTCCCCCATAGGCATGCTTAAAGGATTGTGCTCATTGAGCCACGTAAACTGTGGATAAGCGTGCGGGCGAGGCAAGCCCTGAGCATAGGCCCGCTTCAAGAGTTCTTCAGCCACAGACTTCGGATTTAAGTCTAATTCCATGCCGCGAAAGAATGTGCATAACGGCCCGCCCTCTTGGAGTAACGGATGATCCGCAATCAAGGGAAATAGAGCTTGTTCTTCCAGTGGATGATGGATTTCTTCGACCAGCTTAATGATATCAAAAATATCTTTGTCTTCAGAGATCATGTTCAGCAGGGTCTGATGCTGCTGTCGAAGCTCTTCTAATATTTTTACCATGGCGAATGTCCTCCAGTATCTGCGGGTTCAAAATTTCAAGGTGCCTATCGTCGGTGCGGATCCAACCGTGCTTTGTCCATTGGCTTAAGATACGAATCACAGTCTCGCTTTGAGCTCCAATGCGCTCAGCAATATCAGTGCGGGTCAGAGGAATTTGCAGACGATAGCTACCTAAGAGTTCTTGTTTCTTTAAAAGACGAGTTAAGAGGTCGGCGACCCTCGTGGGGGTTAGCTGCCGCGAAATACAAATGTCATTTTGTAACTCTAAGAATCTTTCAGAGATCTGTCGATTTACCAAATCCCG
It encodes:
- a CDS encoding Crp/Fnr family transcriptional regulator, with amino-acid sequence MNEIVRRLKSLDGFNKASELELKQWASFIKCIRHSAREVLYRKNDKITEIFIVLCGSVRVYDSVSSSEKKIFNFLGRGEYLGIAMAGLPAPKHPATVQCIEDSTFLSIPLSVYNDLLKKIPEVRDLVNRQISERFLELQNDICISRQLTPTRVADLLTRLLKKQELLGSYRLQIPLTRTDIAERIGAQSETVIRILSQWTKHGWIRTDDRHLEILNPQILEDIRHGKNIRRASTAASDPAEHDL
- the nirK gene encoding copper-containing nitrite reductase; this translates as MSSLKTFTIGTLAILSLAAQGAWASENIKGEEVAVLTDAPAVPPPIQRKHATKVIVNLETKEIKMRLADGVDYTFWTFGGKVPGKFIRIREGDHVEFHLHNHPSSKLPHNIDLHAVTGQGGGAEGSFTAPGHSSTFSFKALNPGLYVYHCATAPVGMHIANGMYGLILVEPKDGLPKVDREFYVMQSEFYTKGKYGSPGLQPFSMAKAVEEKADYVVFNGSVGALAGDNAMKAKTGETVRLFVGNGGPNLVSSFHVIGEIFDKIYVEGGKLINENVQTTLIPAGGSAIVDFKLQTTGTYILVDHSIFRAFNKGALGMLKVEGEADKDVYSGKTKDGIYLPEGGVIQEISTKEPKLIPAKTLEDRIAAGKRIYESSCFACHQTNGQGLPGAFPPLAKSDYLNSNKEKAISAVVNGLEGEIKVNGKDYNSVMPAQLLSDEEAANVLTYVYSVWGNSKKSVSPQEVKAARKK
- a CDS encoding MHYT domain-containing protein is translated as MQTVWSPGLIALSIVVATMASYVALDIILRIQQTLGRSSLYWLSIGAIVMGIGIWSMHFIGMLALKMPGMEMAYDVWLSILSIVVAISASGLAFFIISRKKVPLYSIILGGLIMAVAIAGMHYIGMASMRMPARIIWDYTLVALSVVIAAIASFAALGVSLKFRTSKSPFTLHVFASLLMGAAVSGMHYVGMEAATFEHLHDYPSFAGAVLGTNTLAYVVGGLTCMILIIALTGSIFDRILVRREQEADEVIRTREAQLREAQAIAHVGSWDWNTIDNSVSLSDEMYSILSMEKIGSTVNIHDIFRLVSPEDRHRVEVAFKECLIHKSYLDIDYKILPAKTISRFVQSRGRVLLDNDGNVVRMLGTTQDITDRKAIEEKLIQAQVELERRVEDRTAELNKSFEREKKAKEVAQAATQAKMQFLANMSHEIRTPMNAILGFADLLSTESLNAEQKEHLSRIQANGSQLLRLIDDILDLSKFEAGKVPIEKSAFSFTELIDEVVSSLRLLAEQKKIQIHVIKQSSLPKKICSDQLRLRQILVNLIGNSIKFSEKGIITLRLRAEHIYDKNVLYVEVEDTGVGISADGQKKLFQPFSQADSSIARKFGGTGLGLILSRHIAKSLGGDLILEKSELGKGSTFLLSITSEDEDHLQGIKEAEKKNAATPDPAIVVDGHEKSILLAEDMPDNELLIRHFLKNSHFRVESAVNGYEVIDKAFQDNFDVILMDVQMPGLDGLEATRRLRAQGYKKPIIALTAHALPEEIDNSIAAGCDAHLTKPVNRAALLHKINDVLNHH
- a CDS encoding HAD family hydrolase produces the protein MKTLRGIILDVDGTLIDSNHAHAESWVRALGEYGIVTTYAEVREKIGMGGDNLLPAVSDIEEDSEKGKKISRRRAEIFQIEYLPYLKPFKKTRQLIQFFQQEGVKMVVASSSSKEDLQGLLKMAHVDDLLPQRTSKDDVEVSKPAPDIIQAALKKLQIPASNTVMLGDTPYDIIAAQKAGVETIALTCGGWSAKDLSGAVAIYRDPEDFLWHLEKNGRPEISGDSKHR
- a CDS encoding SCO family protein — encoded protein: MKKYLLPLLFIGLLSGAGFPDDSIYNLNSTFLNEQDKNVAITDLQGSPVVISMAYTGCVYTCPLILAQMQNIEKEMDKQGRTDVRYVLISFDHERDTPAVLQKYLANKKLSKKWSLWTSKTDKAPREVANVLGIKYKKMEGGDYDHSFIISVLDEKGRIKFQQTGADGKPSDMVQALKK
- a CDS encoding formylglycine-generating enzyme family protein, which codes for MKHYQRWILAGMMIMLPCLARAADRVLIPAGEFKMPAVLNKTSIPVKAFYLDRHPVTNKEFLEFIKKNPEWSKSQTKKIFADKNYLNHWSKDFSYDDPRYNNMPVVQVSWYAARSYCFWKGGRLPSIAEWEYVALFPFPGGPTLQSLILEWYGKSSEWPLPAVMSRRANSAGIHDLHGLIWEWVEDFNSSLVTGESRADSALDKNLFCGAGSAGAADPSDYAAFMRYAFRSSLKAAYTVQNLGFRCAQDKEPL
- a CDS encoding DUF2249 domain-containing protein — encoded protein: MKEFVIEAQKIPPQQRHSHIFETFDNLEAGESIVIVNNHDPVPLLRQFEENRQEQFQPEYLEKGPEVWKLRLTKLKKEGCCGFCGG